A region of Desulfovibrio sp. X2 DNA encodes the following proteins:
- a CDS encoding tetratricopeptide repeat protein, with product MPTNAQNVDQYIAEQQAALVKNPECANTHYNLGMGYLTKRMFREAEESFIKALDCSPKLVEAYVQLGGIAMQRGDLETCLRYNQMAARERPFFAVSHANIGFVHMQRGEADQAIAAFKKAVAQDPKFVQAMANLGGIYFMKGMLDAAENWCHKALAVEPKFGPAYQNLALVALERGDAKTARLNVAKAHECGSEVPAKLISDIEALEAGR from the coding sequence ATGCCGACCAACGCCCAGAACGTCGACCAATACATCGCGGAGCAGCAGGCCGCCCTGGTCAAGAATCCGGAGTGCGCCAACACCCACTACAACCTGGGCATGGGCTACCTGACCAAGCGCATGTTCCGCGAGGCCGAGGAGTCCTTCATCAAGGCCCTGGACTGCTCGCCCAAGCTGGTGGAGGCCTACGTGCAGCTCGGCGGCATCGCCATGCAGCGCGGCGACCTCGAGACCTGCCTGCGCTACAACCAGATGGCCGCGCGCGAGCGCCCCTTCTTCGCCGTGTCCCACGCCAACATCGGCTTCGTGCACATGCAGCGCGGCGAGGCGGACCAGGCCATCGCGGCCTTCAAGAAGGCCGTGGCCCAGGACCCCAAGTTCGTGCAGGCCATGGCCAACCTGGGCGGCATCTACTTCATGAAGGGCATGCTCGACGCGGCCGAGAACTGGTGCCACAAGGCCCTGGCCGTGGAGCCCAAGTTCGGCCCGGCCTACCAGAACCTCGCCCTCGTCGCCCTCGAGCGCGGCGACGCAAAGACCGCCCGCCTGAACGTGGCCAAGGCCCACGAGTGCGGCTCCGAAGTCCCCGCGAAGCTCATCTCCGACATCGAGGCCCTCGAGGCAGGCCGCTGA
- a CDS encoding YkgJ family cysteine cluster protein, protein MGIDLSPYFAEYEALVAEVDKLFATVRGQCGDLVTCKQGCDDCCHALFDLSLIEGAYLNDRFNKAFSGRERDAVLMRADAAERLQHKIVRQAFRAKESGEDTMVVLRQLAAERVRCPLLTEESACAGYDYRPITCRLYGIPTAFEGQTRTCGLSGFEAGKPYPTVQLEKIQDRLVELSQRVAEDLGSSFSGLATLFVPVSVALMNTYDEEYLGLKKDGEGEEIAGLAPDELPGAAPADKPTGPADAATYVPGKRIDFPTEECGECGESDCSGCAQAASGGCKGKPYVLEVKGPGEGGKS, encoded by the coding sequence ATGGGTATCGACCTTTCCCCGTATTTCGCCGAGTACGAAGCCCTCGTGGCCGAGGTGGACAAGCTCTTCGCCACCGTGCGCGGGCAGTGCGGCGACCTCGTGACCTGCAAGCAGGGCTGCGACGACTGCTGCCACGCCCTTTTCGACCTCTCGCTCATCGAGGGCGCCTATCTCAACGACCGCTTCAACAAGGCCTTCTCCGGCCGCGAGCGCGACGCCGTGCTCATGCGCGCCGACGCGGCCGAGCGGCTGCAGCACAAGATCGTGCGCCAGGCCTTCCGGGCCAAGGAGAGCGGCGAGGACACCATGGTGGTCCTGCGCCAGCTCGCGGCCGAGCGCGTGCGCTGCCCCCTGCTGACCGAGGAGAGCGCCTGCGCCGGGTACGACTACCGGCCCATCACCTGCCGCCTGTACGGCATCCCCACGGCCTTCGAGGGGCAGACCCGCACCTGCGGCCTGTCCGGCTTCGAGGCGGGCAAGCCCTATCCCACCGTGCAGCTCGAGAAGATCCAGGACCGCCTGGTGGAGCTCTCGCAGCGCGTGGCCGAGGACCTCGGCAGCTCGTTCTCCGGCCTGGCCACGCTCTTCGTGCCCGTGTCCGTGGCCCTCATGAACACGTACGACGAGGAATACCTGGGCCTCAAGAAGGACGGCGAGGGCGAGGAGATCGCGGGGCTCGCGCCCGACGAGCTGCCCGGCGCCGCGCCCGCCGACAAGCCCACCGGGCCCGCCGACGCCGCGACCTACGTGCCCGGCAAGCGCATCGACTTCCCCACCGAGGAGTGCGGGGAGTGCGGCGAGAGCGACTGCTCCGGCTGCGCCCAGGCCGCCTCCGGCGGCTGCAAGGGCAAGCCCTACGTCCTCGAGGTCAAGGGCCCGGGCGAAGGCGGCAAGTCATGA
- a CDS encoding ferredoxin, whose amino-acid sequence MGYKITIDVEKCIGDGECVDVCPVEVYEMQDGKAVAVNEEECLGCESCVEVCEQDAITVEEE is encoded by the coding sequence ATGGGCTACAAGATCACCATCGACGTTGAGAAATGCATCGGCGACGGCGAGTGCGTGGACGTCTGCCCCGTCGAAGTCTACGAAATGCAGGACGGCAAGGCCGTGGCCGTGAACGAGGAAGAGTGCCTTGGCTGCGAGTCCTGCGTCGAAGTCTGCGAGCAGGACGCCATCACGGTCGAAGAAGAGTAA
- a CDS encoding sensor histidine kinase KdpD has protein sequence MDEGNTVGVDILFPDLAGTKDVAPDQEAGRVEHLSRRIAEKLSAYQHYQFTKRESRALNVFFDLAQEFTDKQDLWTLTVLIPKVIFGKSARLYLLNAHKRLEWRCCSEGGCAPKSPADVPEPVLVEVPTLTDGRYFIPIKGNHELLSQLPFEPDKDLIGLLEVFPAGDFGDHERLFFEKYANRIGYRIHNRLIAGKNQEHLEFIRNLVQDIGHNVIVPNMYFKLFYRRLESRIMRLRDITAKFTEFTSDCSLEDPEKENECRRIQRDIDSAFDSLMSQYREIYRHYEQTSMFLETLLRRSHFEQGRYVIEPRPCNLRVQIVEPQLERYRARLEERGVRIEAGPGTREVPDPQVLADVGLISQVVANLFSNAVKYARDEDGQGPRLVYDWRVVPSFDGHQEEAVLVTVLTSGAPIPEDDVPKLYSEGFRSRNASSEYGTGHGLSFIKEVVRLHRGAVGYERDDGGNVFFFYLPTQAED, from the coding sequence ATGGACGAAGGCAACACGGTAGGCGTGGACATCCTCTTTCCCGATCTGGCCGGCACGAAAGACGTGGCGCCCGACCAGGAGGCCGGGCGCGTGGAACATCTCTCGCGCCGCATCGCCGAAAAGCTCAGTGCCTACCAGCACTACCAGTTCACCAAGCGCGAGAGCCGCGCCCTGAACGTCTTCTTCGACCTGGCCCAGGAGTTCACGGACAAGCAGGACCTGTGGACCCTGACCGTGCTCATCCCCAAGGTGATCTTCGGCAAGAGCGCCCGCCTGTATCTGCTGAACGCGCACAAGCGCCTGGAGTGGCGCTGCTGCTCCGAGGGCGGCTGCGCGCCCAAGTCCCCCGCGGACGTGCCCGAGCCGGTGCTCGTGGAGGTGCCGACGCTCACCGACGGCCGCTACTTCATCCCCATCAAGGGCAACCACGAGTTGCTCTCGCAGCTCCCCTTCGAGCCGGACAAGGACCTCATCGGGCTGCTCGAGGTCTTTCCGGCAGGCGATTTCGGCGACCACGAGCGGCTGTTCTTCGAGAAGTACGCCAACCGCATCGGCTACCGCATCCACAACCGCCTCATCGCCGGAAAGAACCAGGAGCACCTGGAGTTCATCCGCAACCTGGTGCAGGACATCGGCCACAACGTCATCGTGCCGAACATGTACTTCAAGCTCTTCTACCGCCGTCTGGAGAGCAGGATCATGCGCCTTCGCGACATCACGGCGAAGTTCACGGAGTTCACGAGCGACTGCTCGCTGGAGGACCCGGAGAAGGAGAACGAGTGCCGCCGCATCCAGCGCGACATCGACTCGGCCTTCGACTCGCTGATGAGCCAGTACCGTGAGATCTACCGCCACTACGAGCAGACCTCCATGTTCCTGGAGACGCTGCTTCGGCGCAGCCACTTCGAGCAGGGGCGCTACGTGATCGAGCCGCGACCCTGCAACCTGCGCGTGCAGATCGTGGAGCCGCAGCTCGAGCGCTACCGCGCGAGGCTCGAGGAGCGCGGGGTGCGCATAGAGGCCGGGCCGGGCACTCGGGAGGTCCCGGACCCGCAGGTCCTGGCCGACGTGGGGCTCATAAGCCAGGTGGTGGCGAACCTCTTCTCCAACGCCGTGAAGTACGCGCGCGACGAGGACGGCCAGGGCCCAAGGCTGGTCTACGACTGGCGCGTGGTGCCGAGCTTCGACGGCCACCAGGAGGAGGCGGTGCTCGTCACGGTCCTCACCAGCGGAGCGCCCATCCCGGAGGATGACGTGCCCAAGCTCTACAGCGAGGGCTTCCGCAGCCGGAACGCGAGCTCGGAATACGGCACGGGCCACGGCCTGTCCTTCATCAAGGAGGTCGTGCGGCTGCACCGCGGTGCCGTGGGCTACGAGCGCGACGACGGCGGCAACGTCTTCTTCTTCTACCTCCCCACCCAGGCCGAAGACTGA
- a CDS encoding Crp/Fnr family transcriptional regulator, which produces MKETAYLLSRDELVGKFRKLPVLNNFENKYLRQILSLSKLRMYEPGEQIIEEGQNDRWLYIVISGEVRVHKGGEELTRLSHVGDIFGEMNVIDGQPRSASIHAVTNTTCLAIDASFLDKLDEQDKHPFNAVLYRLFSEILAERLRETDAELARCRKDLEKYRKA; this is translated from the coding sequence ATGAAAGAAACGGCGTACCTGCTCAGCCGCGACGAACTTGTCGGCAAGTTCAGGAAGCTGCCCGTCCTGAACAACTTCGAGAACAAGTACCTCAGGCAGATCCTCTCGCTCAGCAAGCTGCGCATGTACGAGCCGGGCGAGCAGATCATCGAGGAGGGTCAGAACGACCGCTGGCTCTACATCGTCATCTCCGGCGAGGTGCGCGTGCACAAGGGCGGCGAGGAGCTCACCCGGCTCTCCCACGTGGGAGACATCTTCGGGGAGATGAACGTCATCGACGGCCAGCCCCGCTCGGCCTCCATCCACGCCGTCACCAACACCACCTGCCTGGCCATAGACGCCTCCTTCCTCGACAAGCTCGACGAGCAGGACAAGCACCCCTTCAACGCCGTGCTCTACCGCCTCTTCTCCGAGATCCTGGCCGAACGCCTGCGCGAGACCGACGCCGAACTCGCCCGCTGCCGCAAGGACCTCGAAAAGTACCGCAAGGCCTAG
- a CDS encoding glycosyltransferase family 2 protein, whose amino-acid sequence MPAKQRTLRSISLVIPVFNEVESLGYLRKELERWLPSLGDVTAEVLLVDDGSRDGSLPFLAQWAADDSRVKVISFSRNFGHQAAVSAGLQYARGEAVAVLDADLQDPLDVVHDMIARYEEGYDVAYGQRVTRHGETRFKLATAWLFYRIMRFGVHKELPVDAGDFRLISRRCVDSINAMPETHRFLRGMVAWSGFPQVGVPYERAGRRFGETKYSLRKMLRFAWNAITSFSTIPLKLMTAVGAIFFLLGLGAGAYALSSHIFGHTVPGWTSLMGFNALADGLVLIGLGLIGDYVGKIYEEVKRRPLYIIQRAINVDEKEGAPDNR is encoded by the coding sequence ATGCCAGCAAAGCAGCGTACCCTCCGTTCGATCAGCCTCGTCATTCCTGTCTTCAACGAGGTTGAATCCCTCGGATACCTTCGCAAGGAGCTGGAACGCTGGCTCCCCTCCCTGGGAGACGTGACGGCGGAAGTCCTTCTCGTCGATGACGGCTCAAGGGACGGCTCGCTGCCTTTCCTGGCCCAATGGGCGGCAGACGACAGCCGCGTCAAGGTCATCTCCTTCAGCCGCAACTTCGGCCATCAGGCTGCGGTGAGCGCTGGTCTGCAGTATGCTCGAGGAGAGGCGGTGGCGGTGCTGGATGCCGACCTGCAGGACCCTCTCGATGTCGTTCACGACATGATCGCACGCTACGAGGAAGGCTACGACGTCGCCTACGGACAACGTGTGACCCGCCACGGGGAAACACGCTTCAAGCTGGCCACGGCCTGGCTGTTCTACAGGATAATGAGATTCGGCGTGCACAAGGAACTGCCTGTGGACGCAGGAGATTTTCGCCTGATTTCGCGCCGGTGCGTGGATTCCATAAATGCCATGCCGGAGACGCACCGGTTTCTGCGCGGCATGGTCGCGTGGTCCGGATTCCCGCAGGTGGGAGTCCCGTATGAGCGGGCCGGTCGCAGGTTCGGCGAGACGAAGTATTCCCTGCGCAAGATGCTTCGTTTCGCGTGGAACGCCATCACCTCTTTCTCCACCATCCCGCTCAAGCTCATGACCGCTGTCGGCGCGATCTTCTTCCTCCTCGGGCTCGGAGCCGGCGCCTATGCATTGTCGAGCCATATCTTCGGCCATACGGTCCCCGGGTGGACATCGCTCATGGGATTCAACGCCCTGGCCGACGGGCTCGTGCTCATCGGGCTCGGCCTCATCGGCGATTATGTGGGCAAGATATACGAAGAGGTGAAGCGCCGCCCTCTCTACATCATCCAGCGGGCTATCAACGTCGACGAGAAAGAAGGCGCACCCGACAATCGATAG
- a CDS encoding redox-sensing transcriptional repressor Rex, with the protein MSTLKSEHIPRATIQRLAIYVQVLESLHSDSVEVISSEHLARICDVNPSQIRKDLAYFGEFGVRGVGYYVQDLNTSIKKALGVDRTWNCALVGVGNLGRAILRHKVFKQRGFHIAGAFDCDPFKIGEVVSGLEVICSRRLPEKVKELNIEIGIITTPPERAQRAANYLVDANIKGIITFAPTRINVPENTTVEYVDFFHHFFNVAFNITLKDTEE; encoded by the coding sequence GTGAGTACGTTGAAGAGCGAACACATCCCCAGGGCGACCATCCAGCGGCTCGCCATCTATGTGCAGGTCCTCGAGAGCCTGCACAGCGACAGCGTGGAAGTCATCTCCTCCGAGCACCTGGCCCGCATCTGCGACGTGAACCCTTCCCAGATCCGCAAGGACCTCGCCTACTTCGGCGAGTTCGGCGTGCGCGGCGTCGGCTACTACGTCCAGGACCTGAACACCTCCATCAAGAAGGCGCTCGGCGTCGATCGCACCTGGAACTGCGCCCTGGTCGGCGTGGGCAACCTGGGCCGCGCCATCCTGCGCCACAAGGTCTTCAAGCAGCGGGGCTTCCACATCGCGGGCGCCTTCGACTGCGACCCCTTCAAGATCGGCGAGGTCGTCTCCGGGCTCGAGGTCATCTGCTCCCGCCGCCTGCCCGAAAAGGTCAAGGAGCTGAACATCGAGATCGGCATCATCACCACCCCGCCGGAACGCGCCCAGCGCGCGGCCAACTACCTGGTGGACGCCAACATCAAGGGCATCATCACCTTCGCGCCCACGCGCATCAACGTGCCCGAGAACACCACGGTCGAATACGTGGACTTCTTCCACCACTTCTTCAACGTGGCCTTCAACATCACCCTCAAGGACACCGAAGAATAG
- the atpE gene encoding ATP synthase F0 subunit C: MRKMLTILFAAMAMVAFASVAFAADGAAAAITATSWGAALGMAIAAAGCGIGQGLGLKAACEGTARNPEAGGKLTVTLILGLAFIESLAIYALVVNLILIFANPWVGGVTLQ; encoded by the coding sequence ATGCGCAAGATGCTGACGATTCTGTTCGCCGCCATGGCCATGGTCGCCTTCGCCTCCGTCGCGTTCGCCGCCGACGGCGCCGCCGCCGCCATCACCGCCACCTCCTGGGGCGCCGCCCTCGGCATGGCCATTGCGGCCGCCGGCTGCGGCATCGGCCAGGGCCTTGGCCTGAAGGCCGCCTGCGAAGGCACCGCCCGCAACCCCGAGGCCGGCGGCAAGCTGACCGTTACCCTGATCCTGGGCCTGGCCTTCATCGAGTCCCTGGCCATTTACGCCCTGGTCGTGAACCTGATCCTCATCTTCGCCAACCCCTGGGTCGGCGGCGTCACCCTGCAGTAG
- the atpB gene encoding F0F1 ATP synthase subunit A: MAAAGGLPHSLLIIPTLAESVGLHVPEHVLFTWFVMLVLICMSLLVARSVSMVPAGLQNFFEVIIGGLEDFVVANVGEAGRRVFPILATIFLFIWFMNLTGLVPGFDAPTANVNTNAAMAIFVFLYYNYWGVRQHGFGYIKHFMGPIPALAPLMLVLEIVSHLARPLSLTLRLFGNIRGEEIVLVLLFTLAPVVSTIPMYFLFGLAKTIQAFIFFILTMIYLKGSLEHAH, from the coding sequence ATGGCCGCTGCAGGAGGTCTTCCCCATTCGCTGCTGATCATACCCACGCTGGCGGAAAGCGTGGGACTGCATGTGCCCGAGCACGTGCTCTTCACCTGGTTCGTCATGCTGGTGCTCATCTGCATGAGCCTTCTGGTCGCGCGCTCCGTGTCCATGGTTCCTGCCGGTCTGCAGAACTTCTTCGAGGTCATCATCGGCGGCCTCGAGGACTTCGTGGTGGCCAACGTGGGCGAGGCGGGCCGCAGGGTCTTCCCGATCCTGGCGACCATCTTCCTCTTCATCTGGTTCATGAACCTCACAGGCCTGGTGCCGGGCTTCGACGCGCCCACCGCCAACGTCAACACGAACGCGGCCATGGCCATCTTCGTGTTCCTCTACTACAACTACTGGGGCGTGCGGCAGCACGGCTTCGGCTACATCAAGCACTTCATGGGCCCCATCCCGGCCCTGGCGCCGCTGATGCTGGTGCTCGAGATCGTCTCGCACCTCGCCCGCCCGCTCTCTCTCACGCTGCGACTCTTCGGCAACATCCGCGGCGAGGAAATCGTGCTCGTGCTGCTCTTCACCCTGGCGCCGGTGGTCTCCACCATCCCGATGTACTTCCTCTTCGGGCTGGCCAAGACCATCCAGGCCTTCATCTTCTTCATCCTGACGATGATCTACCTGAAGGGCTCCCTGGAGCACGCCCACTAG
- a CDS encoding ATP synthase subunit I has protein sequence MIQSIRHHVESALYKRGFRQADVRRLVAMQILLAAVLSLLFAVTGMWGLAFAAGALIVTVNFYCLAGFAQVAVKVRQGAVGAQIMRFYLRLGLTGVALYGLIVWLRVPLSGLLAGLTTVVATALVWGATRVAGQKVKEA, from the coding sequence ATGATCCAGAGCATTAGGCACCATGTCGAGTCCGCGCTCTACAAGCGCGGTTTCCGGCAGGCCGACGTGCGCCGTCTGGTCGCCATGCAGATCCTTCTCGCCGCGGTCCTCTCGCTGCTCTTCGCCGTTACCGGAATGTGGGGCCTGGCCTTCGCGGCCGGAGCCCTGATCGTGACGGTGAATTTCTACTGTCTGGCCGGTTTCGCCCAGGTCGCCGTCAAGGTGCGCCAGGGTGCGGTGGGGGCGCAGATCATGCGCTTCTACCTGAGGCTCGGCCTGACGGGAGTGGCTTTGTACGGATTGATCGTCTGGCTGCGCGTGCCGCTCAGCGGGTTGCTGGCCGGATTGACAACGGTGGTGGCAACCGCGCTCGTGTGGGGCGCGACCCGGGTTGCCGGGCAAAAAGTGAAGGAGGCTTAG
- a CDS encoding AtpZ/AtpI family protein, which yields MTSKKSGAWGYFANAATMGIHMVTCTFVGLAIGYFLEKWLCDHGLCWKPWVMLFWLIAGIVAGFKNMFEDVRKMQQAAAAEEAEEDARKAEGKDDDPEH from the coding sequence GTGACCAGCAAGAAATCCGGAGCGTGGGGTTATTTTGCCAACGCAGCGACCATGGGCATTCACATGGTCACCTGCACCTTCGTCGGGTTGGCGATAGGGTACTTTCTCGAAAAGTGGCTGTGTGACCACGGCCTGTGCTGGAAGCCCTGGGTGATGCTGTTCTGGCTCATCGCTGGAATCGTCGCGGGCTTCAAGAACATGTTCGAGGACGTACGCAAGATGCAGCAGGCTGCGGCGGCAGAGGAAGCGGAAGAGGACGCCCGGAAGGCGGAAGGAAAGGATGATGATCCAGAGCATTAG